Genomic segment of Ictalurus furcatus strain D&B chromosome 9, Billie_1.0, whole genome shotgun sequence:
attcatgaaatcgtCTCTGCAATGTAAAGATcgtgtgcatgtttctgtggtggttttattcctagttaattttgctataGTATTATAAGAGTCtagattatttttgttatcttcaattAGGGTGGAGCGATAGACTGATCTAGTCGCGCTAAGAAATTTTCTATAGTTCTGGAGGCTCTTCTTCCAAGCTGTTTGAAACTCTACCAATTTGGTTtatgttctaattgtcgagtggtctgttttaaggtgcgtgtgtgatcgttataccagggtgctagctttttctctctaattatttttctttaaagtggAGCTACCTTATCTAGCGTGTAGCAGAACATTGACTCTAAGCATTTAGTTGCCTGATAaagttctttgggatcagacAGTAATTCAATCATCGTTGatatctctgggaggttattgataaaACTCTGTGCAGTAGCTAACGAGAATATATGTTTGACATGGTAGCGTGGCAAGGcgcaaatattatgatcaatatgcaATTTAAACAAGatgagataatggtctgagactgCGGCAGTGTTActatattttctgtatttaatcCATATGTTAGTAAAGGTCAAGAGAGTGACCACCACTATGTGTGGGtcctattacattctgattgTGATTTTGGATGGTCGGCCACTTCTTCGAAGGTTCACCActatgctgagtttttccatttagcGATATTGGCTCTAACTGTGGTTCTTTGgggtcccagagcctttgaaaaaGCTTTGTAAACCTTCCCAgcctgatgtatttcaatcatttcttcctcatcacttctgtaatttctttcaattttggcatagtgtgttactgagtaagaccttttaaccaacctcatgctgttaaaaaagttctatttaagtgttcatttgattgaacagggtttgcagtaatcaggcctggttgtatctagtccagctgaaccccattatgaatgcagtttcatagatttaaggaattagtaactacgggggccaatacattttcacacaggcccagttggtgctggataacttttttgcttcaataaataacattataatttaaaaactgtattttgtgtttactcaggttggctttgttttatcttagattaagttttaatttctgaaacaatttagtacgagatgtacacaaaaccATAAGAattcaggatggggcaaatactttttcacagcactgtataaagcTAAATTGGGGTTAGATGAATCAGTCTTCGGTTACAAATATTCTGACCTTTTGGAAAAGGAATGTTTTTAGTCTTgtatgcaaattaaaaaaacatgctgttaggGGTTTATTTCTCGTTTTCCAGTGTTAGCTTAAAAAGTGTAATGTTAATCACTGTTTTTTGTGCTCTTATTACAGTGCTCAAATGAGTCAGTTTTTGCTGCTGATTTCCATCCAACAGATGCAAACATAATTTTAACATGTGGGAAGTCCCACCTTTGCTTTTGGTCACTAGAAAAAGGCTCCCTTCTAAAGAAACAGGGACTTTTTGAGGTAAATTTACAGATTACAGTATATTTTTGGGGGATAGACTGTATAAACAGTTATTTTGTAAGTAATACCAAGCCATATTTATGTTTCTTGCAGAAACAAGAGAAGCCCAAGTTTGTCTTGTGTGTGActttttcagaaaatggtgaTGCTATCACTGGTGACTCCAGTGGAAATATTCTTGTATGGGGCAAAGGTAAAGAATTTAATGGTAGAGTTATGGAAACACAATTCTTTGTGGCAATGTTTAAAGACTTGCTGTTTCTGATTTAAAGCCTGGATGGATATTAGATCATACATAATACATTCTGTAACCATTCCATATACACATgatgaatatttcataaacatgtttgtgttcatATTATATTCTTATCTTTCTGGTCTGAGCGTTGCAAACTATAACAGCTGCATCCACAAAATTTGATTATAGATGTCTAGTAAGGATTTTCAATCAGTGCTGCTTTGTTGAGCAGATCCCTCATCTGCTCGTTGTTTCTGGCCTTCCAGAGAGTGAGGTTAATGCTTGCTAATGTGGTTCACTGCTCTGTGTCTGTCTTGAAGGCTCTAATCGCATTAGTTTGGCCATTCAGGGTGCACATGAAAGCAGCGTGTTTGCTCTGTGCATATTGAGAGACGGCACTTTGGTTTCGGGTGGGAAAGACCGTAAACTCACTTCCTGGGATGGAAACTACCAGAAGATTAATATGGTGGAGGTGAGACACTGTTATGTCACCTCTATGCCACTCTAATAAATAGagtgaaattgtaattattttatatttaacactAAATTGCATGTAATGTGCTGATTTTATATTTAGTGTTACTATATAAAGTGAATTACATGAAAATACCCAATAgactaataattaataatatttgttttCTGTCATTGTATGTTATTTTTCTTAGGTTCCTGAAATGTATGGGCCTATTCGTACAGTTGCTGAGGGGAAAGGAGAAACTATTCTCATTGGAACAACCAAAAACTACATCTTGATGGGGAATCTGAATGGGGACTTCACCCCCATTACACAGGTGAATACTGAAAGTTATCTCACAGATATGATCTATTTAACTCATGGTCCTTTTTTTTATCTAATTACTTTGTACAGGTGATTCACTATGAAGCATAAAGATAGTATTCTTGTTAACTAGTTGAAAAATGCCTCAATTTATTCACTGAGcctaattttatataattaaattatgCTAAAATAACACTGGCTTTCCTGGATGCATAGTAATTACTGTAAGCACAACCCAAACTATGACTCTATATTCTGCAATGAAACATTTTTAGTCTTCGACTAAGTTTaatatttcaatttaattcaagTAGACATTATCACAAAGCAAGGGggcaaggtggcttagtggttagcatgttagccTTGCAccttgggggttcgaatcctgacTCTGCCCTGTGGgagcagagtttgcatgttcttcctgtgctttgggggtttcctctgggtactctggtttcctcccccaatccaaaggcatgcattttaggctgattggcatttccaaattgttcaaagtgtgtggatggatgtgtgaatgtgtgcgcgattgtTCCCCgccatgggttggcaccccatccaggctTGTGCCCTGaattccctggaataggctccaggctctcccacgaccctgtgtaggacaagtagtacagaaaatggatggatggattatcaTGAAGCAGCATTACAGAAATCAAGCTGTAGATTTAGATCTAGATCCCAAATGAacggtgacagtggcaaggaaaaactcccacaGATaagatgaggaagaaacctgaaGAGGAACTgcactcaaaagggaacccgtcctctttTGGGTCACACCAGATAGTGGGTGTAACAAACTTCAAAGACGGCCAAGGAGGAGGCAGAATCTGGCTGAACATAAAcgtaaagtttaataataaacagaactcAAACATAACAGAAACGCACAAAAGTAGCTCAAACACAATGCACATATgcatctctctcccactctggCGTTTCCAGCTGACCCTTTATCGCTCTCTCCCACAACTCGGTGTCAGGCATGCGTCCTCACAGCCTGGCACCTCCCTCCTCCTTGTCACTCTCCTACATGGCCAGATTCAGGCCTCTGGCCTAACGTACACCACCTCCCCCCTTCGAGAGGAGTGGTGCTGCCCTTTCGGCTACATCCTTCGGCTGGCTGCCCATaggaagaggggagagagaaggagcgagCAGGAGAGACAGCGcaagagggacagagaggagagagaaaagagaaaaactgGTTCTCCGGTCTCCAGACATGCTGTCATCTGGTCCTCGGTCAGCTGAGACACACAAACGCAGCTCAAACACAAAGCAcatgtgcgtctctctctctccctctctgacgTTTCCATCCGCCCCGTTTACGCAAACTCACACTGATTAGACAACTCAGTGCCACGCATGCGTCCTCACAGCCTGTCCCCTCCTGCCTTCTCGTCACAGTGGGATCATAAAGCATTACTCTTCCACAACTAtatactataaagtcaaacaatactaagtgtgttgaaaagatgtacagttacagttctacagtatccaggtgtgATTATCCAAAGACAAAAGTGGGAAACATTGTTATTTCTCAAAAACTTGAATACTACTTGAAACATATGTCCATGGTTGTTTTTCAGGGTCATACTGACGAGTTATGGGGCTTAGCTGTGCACCCACTGAAGCTGCAGTTCCTCACCTGTGGACATGATAAACTGGTCAGTCTGTGGGACTCCGAATCCCATCAGCCACTCTGGACCAAGACACTGGAGGTGAACAGAAACCACAGCATGCATCAGTTTAAAATCAATGGTCATAATGTCAGTGAAGACATAATAGTGATTTTATGAACTCTTTAGTGTATTTTCAGTctttcttaaaaatatataaagtggGCAAAATTTCAGTAAGCATCTCACATTAATATGTAAGTCTGGGTTGAACTTGGTGTGTAGGATTGaggtctgtgtttgtgtttatgtgggTAGGATGCTGCTCAGTCTGCTGGCTTCCATCCCTCTGGGGAAATCGTTGCCATAGGAACCCAGACTGGCAGGTGAGAGAGGCTGTCCCTTCACAGCAATGAGGTCTCTGACATGTCATTACTGTTCTGGCAAATTTCTAATACATGGACGACCCCAACACATCATTATTATGCAAATGTAATACACAGGCACTGGACTAGTCCAGATTCATTGTTCAGATATCTTTTAAAActattaatattcatgaaacagtcatcagcatataaaaaaaaaaccctaataaCAATAGAAGTCTTTGAAAATGCTCCAAGTGCTTCAGCATGCAAGCTTTATATGGtctgttctgctgttgtaaTTGTATGGACAGGTGGCTTGTTCTGGATACCGAAACTAAGGACCTAGTCACTGTACATACAGATGGGAATGAACAGCTCTCAGTTATGCGTTTTGCTCCAGGTCAGGGTTCTGACAGCCactctaattattttcccaCTCAAtcttatttttatatgtaataaacACAGGGTAACTGACAGAGGCTCAGTTCAAATGACACTTATATTAAAACGGATTGAACATTTTGTCTTTCAGATGGCAATTTCCTTGCAATTGGGTCACATGACAATTACATCTACATATATGCTGTGGCTGAGAATGGCAAGAAGTACAGCCGAGTAGGAAAATGCTCCGTAAGTTTCTGCTcagtatttatctttttttgtaaaagtatctcaagattacatttattatatatatatatatatatatatatatatatatatatatatatatatatatatatatatatatatatatatatatatattgtcaatAGTGTGAAACTGCTGTCTTATAAATTATTTCCAGAATTGACCATTGTTTGTCTTACAAAACAgcaatgtacagtatttgtacAAAATGTCATGTTGCTGTAAtaatacactctaaaaaacactgggttaaaaacaacccaaactgggttatttttagcccaacggCTAGGTAAAtaataggacagaacacattttgggctaaagTAACCCATCAaattgggttgttaattttaacccagcaaatgggttgtttttcaacccagcaaatgggttgtttttcaacccagcAAATGgattgtttttcaacccaaaggatggtttcCTTTTAACATAAATGCTGGggttacttttatttaataaatgggttaataattccagggttatttttattttttattttttatttttttgtcagcgTGGTAtcttctttatttatacacaagaaagTGTTCAggaatgtattgctagagctgctaaagtggtgtttatgtatagactttgaagtaaatgacttaAATAAGGCATATATTTAAGACAaaaacgtcagattttgatcaatggagacgtttaaaacatccaaataGTGACCAACTTACGTTTTAGTGGgtattacaaacaagtaagccaaacCTAATAAAGAAAGGGGTGCACTTGATgccatgtaaactggactgctATCAcgcatttttgctttttctagtgtacagtaatggttttatggataaatatattggtctgtgtgaaaacctctacctccacctgaggtgaattcaaacagtccatgctgagttgatttgacccaaggcgttggggtgggggagggatgcattgattcaactgtcagtgaaaatgacccagtcACAAACCCAGCGGTTgagttacacaaaactacccaaaaaccacccaagactgagaaaataaaccaattaaatgacccaaaaggctcaacccagtATTTGGGCAGAGAAATAACCCAGCATTATTTAGAGTTAAAAGAAAGCTCCACCCTgaaaccccaattccaaaaaagttgggacgctgtgttaaatgtaaataaaaacaaaatgcaatgattttcaaatctcataaacccatatgttattcacagtagaacatagaaaacatatcaaatgtttaatctgagtaaatataccattttaaggggggaaaaaatgtaaattacagTTTAGAAAGCAATTTAGTGGAGAGCTTTTCACTGTGGTCTCTTATAGGGTCACTCCAGTTTCATTACTCATCTAGACTGGTCTGTAGACTCTCAGTACCTGGTGTCCAACTCTGGAGACTATGAGATCCTTTACTGTGAGTACAGCTACATTTACTATTAACCAGTTTGCATAAACAGGTCATTGTTTAGCATGAGCTTTGATATGAGCTCTGTCTTTTGTACGTCATGTCTGTCGTAACATGATGTACGAAACATCTGGATGATGCCAATTGTCAGAAATCACTGAAATGTATAAGAAGTCAGTCGATTCTGATGTAGTGGTAATGTGGTTGTTTGTACAGGGATTCCCTCTGTGTGTAAACAAGTAGTGAGTGTGGAAACTACTCGAGATATTCCATGGGCCACCTTTACCTGCACGCTGGGTTTTCATGTGTTTGGTGAGTTTCAGGCAGTAATGTATAATCATAAGGTTGGTCAAAGATCCATGAAATAGATTTCATTGGAGATGACACTAAAAGTGCTTAGTGTTCATTAAAATGCCTGCATTGTTTCATGTCATTTGGTGTAATTGTATATGGATTCATATGGATTACATTTGCTGAACGTTAGTTCTCGTGTAAGGTGATTTTATTTACTCTCCCTCAGGCTTGTGGCCAGATGGCTCTGATGGGACAGACATTAATGCTGTGTGCAGTTCCAATGAGAAGAGACTTCTTGCCACTGGGGACGATTTTGGAAAAGTGCACCTCTTCTCATTCCCCTGTTCTCAATCCAGAGTAAGCAATCAGCATGTATTCTATTTTCTTCTAcagaggaaaaaatatataccttctttgttttttctttctttctgtctctcctcagACTCCTAGTCATGTTTATGGCGGGCACAGTAGTCATGTCACCAATGTTAACTTCCTGTTTGACGACAGCCACTTGGTGTCTACTGGAGGAAAAGACATGAGTGTGATGCAGTGGCGTGTGATATAAACAACTACTGACAGTGTTTGTGGAAATGGAATGGGACGATTCCCATTTCTATTATATTGAAATGAAGGAGTGGCAGACATTTGAAGGCATATATTGTGTAATGAGGTGAGGCAGGCAGTTTAAGCTATTGTTTGCTATTTGCTAAAACACAAGCCCAGCATTCAAAATAAGCTTACTGTCTCATCGACTATAAGGAGGACATTCTGCAAACTCAACCTACACATTTACCTTGGAGTGATGAATATGAAAAACTTTTCTCCACATGATGCATATCATGTGATGCCAAAGCTTACAAATTTACATTGAAACTGTTACAACAGACAGTGGTGTATGACCCCACCGTCTGGCCTCAAGATGTATTGCAACCACTCCTGTGTGATTGAATTTCATTGTGAATTTATGATTGTCTCAAAACCTTCTGAACTGATCTCAGCTTTCATTCTTCTTTTGAAGAGACATTGTGTATATTAAAGAAATCAAACAGCATGACTTTACCAAACACGGCAAAGGCACTGTGATCATAATAATTCCCCTTTGTACCAAACTGATGCATGaaaccctttttaaaaaaaatctaatctaaacaCTACATCCAATAGTTCATAGTTAAGTTACTAGGTTCCTCATAAATGTATTCTCTAATAAGGCTTAATGAAGTGTCTTAGTTTACTGCAAGTTAATGAAACTGGTAAATATTAAAGTGCATTCCTTAAGTATTCACCCCAGTGACACCCCAATGAcactccccccctccccccccccccctccacattttgtagtgttactaCCTAGGCAAACAGGCCTCATACAGTATTGCATAAGTATTGACCTCAAATGtggtaaatacttatgcaatacACTGTATTTGATTCATACAATTCATATTTTCAAGCTCTACCAGACAAAACTATTACTATGCAGACTAGATTAAACAGTACTCACCTTAATTTTATTACCGCCAACAAATCTAGCAATGCAATGTAACTGTTTTAACTACTCTATGCTGAACTGTCTCTGCACTGCCTAATGACCATAACCATGCTTCATTTCTATTGCACTGAAAGAGAAGAAACTCATCAGGGTTTTTAATGACTGTAGTTGGTATATTAAAACTGTCTTAGCATGCACATGGTTGGCTGTATTAAGATTTTTCATTCAGATTTTCATTTGCCTATTGATTGGCAGgtagcaaaatgtaaaaatgtgattttgtttcagaaaatatcagtgttccttttttttttttttttacattaaatttaGTATTACATATAAATTAATCAGTAGCCATGAAGGTATTTGGTGTGTAATAGGCAACTATGAACAGACAACAATTTTTGGAGAAtgcataataaaatgtaaaactctgGCCTCATTATAATCATTAACACCTTTGATACTTCATTCATATTAAATTAATTCAAAACTGTCTGGATGTATGTGgtcttttatttatacataccTCGGATAAAGTAcctgtaatattttataaacggAGATGGATATAGATATTGAAACAGAACTTTGTGTCACCTGATTTCTAGAGCAAGGCTACAGTATGGCCCTATGTGACCGTATGTGACTGTATGTGTTAAATCCACTAACAAGACTAGGCAAGCTTAGtttaccctgctgaaaacaaatAGCTTAGACCAGCAAAGCTGGTCAGCAGGAAAAGCACCAAACAGTATGACATCCATaattcttttgctttttttttttttcagcaagatAACTAGATTATTAATGCAAAGTGTTAGAAACATGGTTCTTCTGTTATAAATTTATATGAATTTGCTCAAATGTATGCATAGTATGCATAACTAGGTGGAAACATGGCTTTGCAAAACTGTAACtttttcaaatttaaatttatatctggaatttatatatttctgtaaagctactatgtgacaatgcccattggtaaaagcgctatacaaataaaattgaattgacttGTTTGCAAGCTATCCAGCACTCACATGCAACTGAACCATTATATTcgattcaattaaattttatttatgcagCACTTTTAACGATGGACATTGACACAAATCTGATTTACAGATATTTGGATATAGACTTGGATCTGTCACTATTGAGCAAGCCAAAAGACTCCAAAAAGCCTacctaaagacaaaaaaagatttgtttatGCATGTGAAGCCTCCAGATCTGTGCATTTACCTAAGAGAAAAATTATTAACAAGGCTTGAATAACAAATAGGTTTTCAGAATAGACTTACAGACTGAGACTGTTTCTGCTTCCCAAACACTAACTgaaaggctgttccataactgtgtgGCTTTGTAAGTAAATGCTCAGGCCACTGCTGTACAGTAGTCTTCTTTATTCTAGGTACCAACAaagagcctgcaccttttgatttttgatGGAAGTAGGCATAGCAGATCGTAAAATACTAAAGGTTTGCTCAGGTACTATGTAGGTAAGTAATTCGTAGGTAAgtatgagcataactgctgAGCTACACCCTATAGTTAGAGAGCTGACAAGAGTTTAGGTCACTTTTTTATCAAGGctttgataactgctagtttaaaggATGTAGGTACATACGGTGTTAAGTGAgcaattgattattttttaatagaaatatacaataacaaatatatagaaaatagaaaatagtagaatataatagaaataatattttGAGGAGCAAATTAGTAAAATTGTTCAGCTTGTTGGAAGGGAGTAAAAGAGCCTAATGGCTCCACTGACATGGTTGTATTGTTTTCTACATAGTTATTTATCAAATTGTCTGACTTTAAATTAATACTTTGaatttttgtctaatattttcaactttgtCATTGAAAAAATTCATTGATACTACATACTGTTGGCTTTTGTACTTCTACAGTGATCTTGGTCCTAGTTAACTTTGCTACTGTATCaaataagaatctaggattatttttgttatcttctatTAGAGTTAAAAGATATGCTAATCTAACAGCAATAAGGGCTTTTCTATAGCCAAGAAGTCTCTCCTTCCATGCAATTTGGAATACTACTAATTTAGTCTGATGCTATTTATGTTCTAATTTTCtagttatatataatacattatacaAAAGGTAAATTGCTATGCTTTGCTATTTTACATGAGATGTTGTTATAATGATGGTAAAACAGTTGATAATGCAAGCTTTCCTATTAATTTCTCATAAATGCTAATATTTAACTTCAACgttaagagggaaaaaaattacttaCAGACTGTTACAATGATTGCTGCTGTTTTCTGTCTTTTGCTCAGGAATGATCATTTGAAATTCTAACTTCACTTTCATTTATAATTTCAGGGTGTATGTgtggtattatatatatatatatatatatatatatatatatatatatatatatatatatatatatatgttgataTTTGGTGAAGAAGTATTGTCAATATAGGGACAATTAAACCTATTCTTTGATCAAAACATACCTTAGACAATGAAAAGACATTAAATAGACGTATTTGTGATGTCTAAATTTCAATcagatttaatgtttttatttattttcttgtttgtttatttatttgtaaagatATAGAAATATTGACTAACATAATTGTACTCAAGATGTCAAACTTACTAAGGACCAAAAAAAGACATACAGGTGGTGGTCAAAATAACAGAAACCTGCAACAATATATTAATAGCAAGAACCTTAAGTGTAGGGCCAGCCTTTGCTTCCAGAATAGCTTTAATCCTTCTTGGAATGCTGTTGCACAAATCCTATATGGTTTGTTGCGGATGTTAGACTGTCCTTTAAGAGAAAAAATCTTCCAGTACTGTAAAGGATGAAGGTGGTGGATATCGGCTTTGCAGACTGAGCTCCAGAACTTCCCATTAGATTCAATTATGTTTAAATCTGGTGATTGTGGAGGCCATAGAAGAAGCTTGACATCATCCTGGTGCTCATCAacctttaaatatttacaacagTACATCATCAGGAAAGAGTGTTTGCACCATATGGTGCACCTGGACCTGGAAAATGGCCTCATATTTGTTGGCCGCTATACAACTATGAAAAACATTCACTGGACCTAATGATTTCCATGACATGGCTGCCCATACCATTATGGATCTCCCACTGTACCTAAAAGTTGGCAACAGACATTGTGTGCTAAAAACATCTTTTGGCTTCCTCCAACATACATCGATCCAGATATAATGAaacatgattatttttatttatttatttatttttaactaatCTGACTGCAGCTGTTGTGCTTACACCAAGTTATGTATCTTTGCACACTGACCATTGATACAACATTTATCTTTGTGAAGCTCATGacatacagtttttattaagaGGTGTTCATTCAATTCTGTGGTTAACCTTACGGTTATACTTTTTGGGCACTTAGCAACTCTGTAATGTGTCCGTCTGTTCTTGTCAGTGACCACTCTTTGCTGATGGTATTTCTCCAGTTTTGTCATGCTGCCATGACTTTTGATTTTGTCCTAGTTTTTGTAACTGATGCATCTGCTATTCAGGTATCCACTATTTGGCATCTTTGGAactgtttgttgtttattgtgaTATTTTGAATCTCACATACCAAAATGCCAGTTGTCAGACCTCTTCTGTAGCTGAGCTACATGCTGTTAGTTGGAAATCAGTctaatacagtgggggaaataggtattgaatacattttttcattaaatatatttccaatgaggctattcacatgaaattttcagcagactttggtattaaatcATGAAACCatacatataaagaaataaaaacattaaagtacataaatgaagttatatgtaataaagcagaatgacacacaaaaaaagtattgaacatgcaaattgaaattgatttaatacttagtagagaaacctttgtttgtaatgacagcttcaaaacgcttcctgtatgaagaaattaattggccgcagtattcaggttggattttggtccattcttcaaaacatattgtctttaaatcttgctcaattggattcaagtcaggtgattgactgggccattctaacaccttgatttttttttctctgaaaccagttgagagtttgctttgctgtatgatttggattgttgtcctgctggaacgtccacccatgtctcatcttcatcatcctggtggatggcagcagattcttctcaagaatctcccggtaaagggctccaaatgccttttctttagtaatggagtcttgcagggagagcgtgagcagtggagtgcattgcctattgttttctctgtgacaatggcaccTAGTGCCTCCAAAGTGTTTTCTGcagctctttccaagtggtccttggctcttgggctactcttctgactattcttctgactccctggtcagaaatcttgcgaggagctcctgtgtgtggcctgTTGATGATGAAGTGATGTTGCTTCTACTTGCGGATAATAGTCTCCATGGTGCTTACTGAAAGATTCATAAGTTTTGATatatgtctgtatctgattccatcaatatgtttcacaacaataaggttctgaaggtcttgggagagctctttgcttttacccatcatgagatgtttcttgtgtgacaccttgctaacaaaaaacctttttaaatacCATCAATATCAATTTACTAAGCCAGTTGATATAATTTAGCACAGATCGgtggtataattacttacagatttcaggtggttccttgccttaacttgccttggagaactgctttttcttagcgtgtacttttttcctgtgtcattccactttattacacataactttatttatggactttaacgttgtgaattctttatatttgcggatttcttgattTTAtcctgatgtctggtgaaaattttatgtgaataacctcattggaaatatat
This window contains:
- the eml1 gene encoding echinoderm microtubule-associated protein-like 1 isoform X1 gives rise to the protein MLAVHSSHLVVIDWPERAGAVLMVSTVSVLSVCFAAGILHRRLANKQPACEKFPLLCMMSDPEGLAVDDSASATSSMEVSDRLASLEQRVQMQEDEIQLLKSALADVVRRLNISEEQQAFLSRKGPTKARPMIATLPLKPTVHNGNVLPKKIATLLSPSGSKKDNNTPATKSTVKRTSSSEHVGPSSRKEGGGDAKSNRNRTASIGNNSSGKKASESKQREPVFSAGMRRVTHCKDEGYVKMYLKGRPITMYMPKELVDTYCLEAKADVPPKKLKLDWVYGYRGRDCRSNLYLLPTGETVYFIASVVVLYNVDEQLQRHYTGHTDDIKCLAVHPDKITIATGQVAGTSLDGKQLAPHVRVWDSVSLNTLHVIGTGFFDRALVCLSFSKSNGGSWLCVVDDSNDHVLSVWDWQREERLAEVKCSNESVFAADFHPTDANIILTCGKSHLCFWSLEKGSLLKKQGLFEKQEKPKFVLCVTFSENGDAITGDSSGNILVWGKGSNRISLAIQGAHESSVFALCILRDGTLVSGGKDRKLTSWDGNYQKINMVEVPEMYGPIRTVAEGKGETILIGTTKNYILMGNLNGDFTPITQGHTDELWGLAVHPLKLQFLTCGHDKLVSLWDSESHQPLWTKTLEDAAQSAGFHPSGEIVAIGTQTGRWLVLDTETKDLVTVHTDGNEQLSVMRFAPDGNFLAIGSHDNYIYIYAVAENGKKYSRVGKCSGHSSFITHLDWSVDSQYLVSNSGDYEILYWIPSVCKQVVSVETTRDIPWATFTCTLGFHVFGLWPDGSDGTDINAVCSSNEKRLLATGDDFGKVHLFSFPCSQSRTPSHVYGGHSSHVTNVNFLFDDSHLVSTGGKDMSVMQWRVI
- the eml1 gene encoding echinoderm microtubule-associated protein-like 1 isoform X3 encodes the protein MLAVHSSHLVVIDWPERAGAVLMVSTVSVLSVCFAAGILHRRLANKQPACEKFPLLCMMSDPEGLAVDDSASATSSMEVSDRLASLEQRVQMQEDEIQLLKSALADVVRRLNISEEQQAFLSRKGPTKARPMIATLPLKPTVHNGNVLPKKIATLLSPSGSKKDNNTPATKSTVKRTSSSEHVGPSSRKEGGGDAKSNRNRTASIGNNSSGKKASESKQREPVFSADEGYVKMYLKGRPITMYMPKELVDTYCLEAKADVPPKKLKLDWVYGYRGRDCRSNLYLLPTGETVYFIASVVVLYNVDEQLQRHYTGHTDDIKCLAVHPDKITIATGQVAGTSLDGKQLAPHVRVWDSVSLNTLHVIGTGFFDRALVCLSFSKSNGGSWLCVVDDSNDHVLSVWDWQREERLAEVKCSNESVFAADFHPTDANIILTCGKSHLCFWSLEKGSLLKKQGLFEKQEKPKFVLCVTFSENGDAITGDSSGNILVWGKGSNRISLAIQGAHESSVFALCILRDGTLVSGGKDRKLTSWDGNYQKINMVEVPEMYGPIRTVAEGKGETILIGTTKNYILMGNLNGDFTPITQGHTDELWGLAVHPLKLQFLTCGHDKLVSLWDSESHQPLWTKTLEDAAQSAGFHPSGEIVAIGTQTGRWLVLDTETKDLVTVHTDGNEQLSVMRFAPDGNFLAIGSHDNYIYIYAVAENGKKYSRVGKCSGHSSFITHLDWSVDSQYLVSNSGDYEILYWIPSVCKQVVSVETTRDIPWATFTCTLGFHVFGLWPDGSDGTDINAVCSSNEKRLLATGDDFGKVHLFSFPCSQSRTPSHVYGGHSSHVTNVNFLFDDSHLVSTGGKDMSVMQWRVI